The following proteins are encoded in a genomic region of Streptomyces sp. SLBN-31:
- a CDS encoding 2-oxo-4-hydroxy-4-carboxy-5-ureidoimidazoline decarboxylase, with product MTPTHLPGRPAIPTLPAVLDAFNSAPVDEVHKLLLDCMRSHRWADRVSAHRPYPDVASLLAASDEAAYDLSPGDLTEALAAEALPTLPDGAYSAAHMAMSAAHAAYESKFGHAFVICLDGIPPTEALDHVLEGIRSRLTNDPEDERVVAAEELRRLARERLGALLRGAGL from the coding sequence GTGACGCCCACACACCTTCCAGGCCGACCGGCCATACCGACACTGCCCGCTGTCCTCGACGCCTTCAACTCGGCCCCCGTCGACGAGGTCCACAAACTCCTCCTGGACTGCATGCGCAGCCACCGCTGGGCGGACCGTGTCTCGGCCCATCGCCCCTACCCCGACGTCGCATCCCTGCTGGCCGCGTCGGACGAGGCCGCGTACGACCTGTCCCCGGGCGATCTGACGGAGGCGCTGGCGGCCGAGGCGCTGCCGACGCTGCCCGACGGCGCGTATTCGGCCGCCCACATGGCGATGAGCGCCGCCCACGCCGCGTACGAGTCGAAATTCGGACACGCGTTCGTGATCTGCCTGGACGGCATCCCCCCGACCGAGGCCCTGGACCACGTCCTGGAAGGAATCCGGTCACGTTTGACGAACGATCCGGAGGACGAACGGGTCGTCGCGGCAGAAGAACTCCGCCGCCTCGCAAGGGAACGACTCGGCGCCCTGCTCAGGGGCGCGGGGCTGTGA
- a CDS encoding glycoside hydrolase family 20 protein produces the protein MSQHRRRRPARNVKTGIVVGAAVAVTVGAGVSLGLWASGDDGGSAQERASSSSGTSEGTASAGRGAGPTPSPTRSYPLSQAPRTIPAVRSHTAAHGPGWRPARGERVVVADARLADEGRLIASELGLTYAGERKDVRAGDLRLAVNGGAGANPESYTMTVRGGTVSISGPTDAGVFYGTRTLKQEVHGGGTAPEGVVKDQPAKAVRGFMLDIARKNFTAKWIEDRVRELGDLKFNELGLHFSDDQGFRIESDTHPEIVSQQHLTKAEVKRIVALAQARHITVVPEIDSPGHLGAVIAAHPDLQLRNTSGVAARGAVDISKPAAAKIVDDLLNEYAGLFPGGQWNLGGDEYQALMVSNPQASYPQLAAAARRKYGSGGTVSDLTTGWLNDRAATVRAHGRTMRAWNDGFLAASSVQPAKDLRVGYWTGKEYGARQPVAYLAAGRKLVNYNDEFLYYVLGQPNNFVYPTGQRIYEQWTPRVVRGTVSVPARYDGQILGGTFAVWCDLSGSQTQAQVAAGIRMPLRATVQKLWDPGRPALSWAQFKALAGRLG, from the coding sequence GTGAGTCAGCACAGGCGCCGGCGTCCGGCGAGGAATGTGAAGACGGGGATCGTGGTCGGTGCGGCCGTGGCCGTGACGGTCGGCGCCGGTGTGAGCCTGGGGCTGTGGGCCTCCGGGGACGACGGCGGGTCGGCGCAGGAGCGGGCGAGTTCCTCCAGCGGGACGTCGGAGGGCACGGCGAGCGCCGGGCGGGGGGCCGGCCCGACGCCGAGTCCGACCCGGTCGTATCCCCTCTCGCAGGCGCCGCGCACCATTCCCGCCGTCCGCTCCCACACGGCCGCCCACGGGCCGGGCTGGCGGCCGGCGCGTGGTGAGCGGGTGGTGGTCGCCGACGCCAGGCTCGCCGACGAGGGCCGGCTGATCGCCTCGGAGCTGGGGCTGACGTACGCCGGTGAGCGCAAGGACGTGCGGGCCGGGGACCTGCGGCTGGCGGTGAACGGTGGCGCGGGCGCGAACCCGGAGTCGTACACCATGACCGTGCGCGGCGGAACGGTGAGCATCAGCGGGCCCACGGACGCCGGGGTCTTCTACGGCACCCGGACGCTGAAGCAGGAGGTGCACGGCGGGGGGACGGCGCCCGAGGGGGTCGTGAAGGACCAGCCGGCCAAGGCCGTGCGCGGGTTCATGCTCGACATCGCGCGCAAGAACTTCACCGCCAAGTGGATCGAGGACCGGGTCCGCGAGCTGGGGGATCTGAAGTTCAACGAGCTCGGGCTGCACTTCTCCGACGACCAGGGCTTCCGCATCGAGTCCGACACCCACCCCGAGATCGTCTCGCAGCAGCACCTGACCAAGGCCGAGGTGAAGCGGATCGTCGCGCTCGCTCAGGCCCGGCACATCACCGTCGTCCCCGAGATCGACTCGCCCGGGCATCTGGGTGCCGTCATCGCCGCCCACCCCGATCTGCAGCTGCGCAACACGAGTGGGGTGGCGGCGCGCGGTGCCGTCGACATCTCGAAGCCGGCCGCGGCCAAGATCGTCGACGACCTGCTGAACGAGTACGCCGGTCTCTTCCCGGGCGGGCAGTGGAACCTGGGCGGCGACGAGTACCAGGCGCTGATGGTGTCGAACCCGCAGGCCTCCTATCCGCAGCTGGCCGCGGCGGCGCGGCGGAAGTACGGCTCCGGCGGGACGGTCTCCGACCTGACCACCGGGTGGCTCAATGACCGCGCCGCCACCGTGCGGGCCCACGGCAGGACCATGCGGGCCTGGAACGACGGGTTCCTCGCCGCGAGCTCGGTGCAGCCCGCCAAGGACCTGCGGGTCGGGTACTGGACCGGCAAGGAGTACGGGGCCCGGCAGCCGGTGGCCTATCTGGCCGCGGGGCGCAAGCTCGTCAACTACAACGACGAGTTCCTCTACTACGTCCTCGGGCAGCCGAACAACTTCGTCTACCCGACCGGGCAGCGGATCTACGAGCAGTGGACTCCGCGGGTCGTCCGGGGCACGGTCTCTGTGCCGGCCCGCTACGACGGGCAGATCCTCGGCGGCACCTTCGCCGTGTGGTGCGATCTTTCGGGCTCGCAGACGCAGGCCCAGGTCGCGGCCGGGATCCGGATGCCGCTGCGGGCCACCGTCCAGAAACTGTGGGACCCGGGGCGGCCCGCGCTGTCCTGGGCCCAGTTCAAGGCGCTCGCCGGCCGACTGGGCTGA
- a CDS encoding DUF1877 family protein, whose protein sequence is MSMYFHLRAVPPPALRNSANWMRRLFEDDWNAVRERIGRHREEVLDNGYLDHDLLYAGAPVVLGGRPVNHPVPDNPPFLMLTAAQVGRVATFLTSADFEELWRPAREELLPDHVDGDLEEELHTVFAATHRDLTAFYSRTAQYGDAVVKCLLR, encoded by the coding sequence ATGAGCATGTACTTCCATCTGCGCGCGGTGCCGCCCCCGGCACTGCGCAACAGCGCGAACTGGATGCGACGGCTGTTCGAGGACGACTGGAACGCCGTACGCGAACGCATCGGCCGGCACCGCGAGGAGGTGCTGGACAACGGCTACCTGGACCACGACCTCCTCTACGCCGGCGCTCCGGTGGTCCTGGGAGGCAGACCGGTGAACCATCCCGTCCCCGACAACCCCCCGTTCCTGATGCTGACGGCGGCCCAGGTCGGCCGGGTGGCCACGTTCCTGACGTCGGCGGACTTCGAGGAGCTGTGGCGGCCGGCCCGCGAAGAACTCCTGCCGGACCACGTCGACGGCGACCTGGAGGAAGAACTCCACACCGTCTTCGCGGCGACGCACCGCGACCTGACGGCGTTCTACAGCCGGACCGCCCAGTACGGCGATGCGGTGGTGAAGTGCCTGCTGCGCTGA
- a CDS encoding RNA polymerase sigma factor, whose amino-acid sequence MGQGREPRRVQAYDAELGAAVARAQEGDEAAFAVAYRIVQPGLLGYLRGIVGDDAEDVASDAWLEIARDLGRFQGDGQGFRGWTATIARHRALDHLRRQKVRPRSSALEQDVLELPGRHTTHEQALEALSTARALDLVRSLPRDQAEAVLLRVVVGLDGPAAARVLGKRPGAVRTAAHRGLKRLAARLGDTGVTNDDPRTLGESK is encoded by the coding sequence TTGGGCCAGGGACGGGAACCCCGCCGCGTACAGGCGTACGACGCGGAGCTGGGCGCGGCCGTCGCGCGGGCCCAGGAAGGCGACGAGGCCGCGTTCGCGGTCGCGTACCGGATCGTGCAGCCCGGACTGCTCGGCTACCTCCGCGGGATCGTCGGCGACGACGCCGAGGACGTGGCCTCCGACGCCTGGCTGGAGATCGCCCGGGACCTCGGCAGGTTCCAGGGCGACGGCCAGGGCTTCCGCGGCTGGACGGCGACCATCGCCCGGCACCGCGCACTGGACCACCTGCGACGGCAGAAGGTACGGCCCCGGTCCTCGGCGCTGGAACAGGACGTACTGGAGCTGCCCGGCCGGCACACCACCCATGAGCAGGCCCTGGAGGCGCTCTCCACCGCGCGCGCCCTGGACCTCGTCCGCAGCCTGCCCCGGGACCAGGCGGAGGCCGTGCTGTTGCGGGTCGTCGTCGGCCTCGACGGGCCCGCCGCGGCCCGCGTCCTCGGCAAGCGCCCCGGGGCCGTGCGCACCGCCGCGCACCGGGGCCTGAAGCGCCTGGCCGCCCGGCTGGGCGACACGGGTGTGACGAATGACGACCCCCGGACGCTGGGTGAGTCGAAATGA
- a CDS encoding RNA polymerase sigma factor translates to MLGDDAELTAAVLAAQDGNETAFRTVYRTVHPRLLGYVRTLVGDPDAEDVASEAWLQIARDLDRFTGDADRFRGWAARIARNRALDHIRMRGRRPAIGGDETELTGKPAESDTAGEAMEALATDHTLSLIARLPQDQAEAVVLRVVVGLDAKTAAETLGKRPGAVRTAAHRGLKRLAELLGQDPESAGGLDGMPPQREPRGRAVTSASVTHMRARTQKDL, encoded by the coding sequence GTGCTGGGGGACGACGCGGAGCTGACCGCCGCGGTGCTTGCGGCACAGGACGGGAACGAGACCGCGTTCCGGACTGTGTACCGAACCGTGCACCCACGCCTGCTCGGCTACGTCCGCACCCTCGTCGGGGACCCGGACGCCGAGGACGTCGCCTCCGAGGCCTGGCTGCAGATCGCCCGTGACCTGGACCGGTTCACCGGTGACGCGGACCGCTTCCGCGGCTGGGCGGCCCGGATCGCCCGCAACCGCGCCCTGGACCACATACGGATGCGCGGCCGCCGTCCCGCCATCGGCGGCGACGAGACGGAGCTGACCGGCAAGCCCGCCGAGTCCGACACCGCGGGCGAGGCCATGGAGGCCCTGGCCACCGACCACACCCTCTCCCTGATCGCCCGGCTGCCGCAGGACCAGGCCGAGGCCGTCGTGCTGCGCGTGGTCGTCGGCCTCGACGCCAAGACCGCGGCCGAGACGCTCGGCAAGCGCCCGGGCGCCGTGCGCACGGCGGCGCACCGCGGCCTGAAACGGCTCGCCGAGCTCCTCGGCCAGGATCCGGAATCGGCCGGCGGCCTCGACGGAATGCCGCCCCAGCGAGAACCGCGCGGCCGCGCGGTGACGTCCGCGAGTGTGACGCATATGCGCGCGCGGACGCAGAAGGACTTGTGA
- a CDS encoding L,D-transpeptidase family protein, whose translation MGRSTAATAALAALAAVCGCTVQGTDGKVHSPVHIELPGSTAPSTKADDKPSTAAPSRAGAGVLWSRGDSGDDVRELQARLRQVDWLFDGPTGQYDDLTEDAVRGFQGKRGLPRTGQTDTVTWQRLKRMTHEPGKWELYLMGGQPAGPPDPRCLTGRVLCIDKTTRTLRWMIDGRTVSEMSVRFGAVGTPTREGVFHVYWKSRDHFSTLYDSPMPYAMFFSGGQAVHFSYDFAARGYAGGSHGCVNVRDEAAIASLYAQVRNGDKVVVYR comes from the coding sequence ATGGGGAGATCGACGGCCGCCACGGCGGCGCTCGCGGCCCTGGCGGCGGTCTGCGGCTGCACCGTGCAGGGCACGGACGGCAAGGTGCACTCACCGGTGCACATCGAGCTGCCCGGCAGTACCGCCCCCTCGACGAAGGCCGATGACAAGCCGAGCACGGCGGCTCCGTCCCGGGCCGGGGCCGGTGTCCTGTGGTCCCGCGGCGACTCGGGGGACGACGTCCGCGAATTGCAGGCCCGGCTGCGCCAGGTCGACTGGCTCTTCGACGGGCCGACCGGGCAGTACGACGACCTCACCGAGGACGCGGTCAGGGGCTTCCAGGGCAAGCGCGGGCTGCCGAGGACCGGCCAGACGGACACCGTCACCTGGCAGCGGCTGAAGAGGATGACGCACGAGCCGGGCAAGTGGGAGCTGTATCTGATGGGCGGCCAGCCCGCCGGCCCGCCGGACCCGCGGTGCCTGACCGGGCGGGTGCTGTGCATCGACAAGACGACCCGCACCCTGCGCTGGATGATCGACGGGCGCACGGTGTCGGAGATGTCGGTCCGCTTCGGCGCCGTCGGCACACCCACCCGCGAGGGCGTCTTCCACGTGTACTGGAAGTCGCGCGACCACTTCTCGACGCTGTACGACTCCCCGATGCCCTACGCGATGTTCTTCAGCGGGGGCCAGGCGGTGCACTTCTCGTACGACTTCGCGGCCCGCGGCTACGCCGGCGGCTCGCACGGCTGTGTCAACGTCCGGGACGAGGCGGCGATCGCGAGCCTGTACGCGCAGGTGCGCAACGGCGACAAGGTCGTCGTGTACCGGTGA
- a CDS encoding methylmalonyl-CoA mutase, whose product MARESESGLPIEPVYGPQSLQGWDPAEKLGEPGGYPFTRGVYPSMYTGRPWTMRQYAGFGTATESNARYKQLIANGTMGLSVAFDLPTQMGHDSDAPIAHGEVGKVGVAIDSVDDMRVLFGGIPLDKVSTSMTINAPASLLLLLYQLVAEEQGVSADKLTGTIQNDVLKEYIARGTYIFPPKPSLRLIADIFKYCKAEIPKWNTISISGYHMAEAGASPAQEIAFTLADGIEYVRTAVAAGMDVDDFAPRLSFFFVARTTILEEVAKFRAARRIWARVMRDEFGAKNPKSLMLRFHTQTAGVQLTAQQPEVNLVRVAVQGLAAVLGGTQSLHTNSFDEAIALPTDKSARLALRTQQVLAYETDVTATVDPFAGSYVIEKMTDDVEAAAVELMQKVEDLGGAVSAIEHGFQKSEIERSAYRIAQETDSGERVVVGVNRFQLDEEEPYEPLRVDPAIEAQQAERLAKLRAERDQQAVDTALAALKKAAEGEDNVLYPMKDALRARATVGEVCNALREVWGTYVPSDAF is encoded by the coding sequence ATGGCGCGCGAGTCGGAGTCCGGACTGCCCATCGAGCCGGTCTACGGGCCTCAGAGCCTTCAGGGCTGGGACCCGGCCGAGAAGCTGGGGGAGCCGGGCGGATACCCGTTCACGCGTGGTGTGTACCCGTCGATGTACACCGGCCGTCCCTGGACGATGCGCCAGTACGCGGGCTTCGGTACGGCGACGGAGTCCAACGCCCGCTACAAGCAGCTGATCGCGAACGGCACGATGGGCCTGTCGGTCGCCTTCGACCTGCCGACCCAGATGGGCCACGACTCCGACGCGCCGATCGCGCACGGCGAGGTCGGCAAGGTCGGCGTGGCGATCGACTCGGTCGACGACATGCGGGTGCTGTTCGGCGGGATCCCGCTGGACAAGGTCTCGACGTCGATGACGATCAACGCGCCCGCGTCGCTGCTGCTGCTCCTGTACCAACTGGTCGCGGAGGAGCAGGGCGTGTCGGCCGACAAGCTGACCGGCACGATCCAGAACGACGTGCTGAAGGAGTACATCGCGCGCGGGACGTACATCTTCCCGCCCAAGCCCTCGCTGCGGCTGATCGCCGACATCTTCAAGTACTGCAAGGCCGAGATCCCGAAGTGGAACACGATCTCGATCTCCGGCTACCACATGGCGGAGGCCGGCGCGTCCCCCGCGCAGGAGATCGCCTTCACGCTCGCGGACGGCATCGAGTACGTCCGTACGGCGGTCGCCGCCGGCATGGACGTCGACGACTTCGCCCCGCGTCTGTCCTTCTTCTTCGTCGCGCGTACGACGATCCTCGAAGAGGTCGCCAAGTTCCGTGCGGCGAGGCGCATCTGGGCGCGGGTCATGCGGGACGAGTTCGGCGCGAAGAACCCCAAGTCGCTGATGCTGCGCTTCCACACGCAGACGGCCGGGGTGCAGCTGACGGCCCAGCAGCCGGAGGTCAACCTGGTCCGCGTCGCGGTGCAGGGCCTGGCCGCCGTGCTCGGCGGCACGCAGTCCCTGCACACCAACTCCTTCGACGAGGCGATCGCGCTGCCGACGGACAAGTCCGCGCGCCTGGCACTGCGCACCCAGCAGGTGCTGGCCTACGAGACGGACGTGACCGCGACGGTCGACCCCTTCGCCGGGTCCTACGTCATCGAGAAGATGACCGACGACGTCGAGGCCGCGGCCGTCGAGCTGATGCAGAAGGTCGAGGACCTCGGCGGCGCGGTGTCCGCCATCGAGCACGGCTTCCAGAAGTCCGAGATCGAGCGCAGCGCCTACCGCATCGCCCAGGAGACCGACTCCGGCGAGCGGGTGGTCGTCGGCGTCAACCGCTTCCAGCTCGACGAGGAGGAGCCGTACGAGCCCCTCCGCGTCGACCCGGCCATCGAGGCCCAGCAGGCCGAACGCCTGGCGAAGCTGCGTGCCGAGCGCGACCAGCAGGCGGTGGACACCGCCCTCGCGGCCCTGAAGAAGGCCGCCGAGGGCGAGGACAACGTCCTGTACCCGATGAAGGACGCTCTCAGGGCCCGCGCCACCGTCGGCGAGGTCTGCAACGCCCTGCGCGAGGTGTGGGGTACGTACGTGCCCAGCGACGCGTTCTGA
- the leuE gene encoding leucine efflux protein LeuE, translated as MFGVIDLPTYLAGLVLIVLLPGPNSLYVLSVAARRGVRAGYTAAAGVWCGDTVLMTLSAAGVASLLQANALLFGIVKYAGAGYLTWLAVGMMRAAWGMWRTRRSPVPREDGPAVADERPFRRALVVSLFNPKAILFFVAFFVQFVDPGYAYPALSFVVLGAFAQLASFLYLTALIFGGTKLAAAFRRRKRLSATATSAAGMLFLGFAVKLSLAST; from the coding sequence ATGTTCGGTGTCATCGATCTCCCCACCTATCTGGCCGGTCTCGTCCTGATCGTCCTGCTGCCCGGTCCCAACTCGCTGTACGTGCTGTCCGTCGCCGCCCGGCGCGGGGTGCGGGCCGGGTACACCGCCGCGGCCGGCGTGTGGTGCGGCGACACCGTGCTGATGACCCTGTCCGCGGCCGGGGTCGCCTCGCTGCTGCAGGCCAACGCGCTGCTGTTCGGCATCGTGAAGTACGCCGGTGCCGGCTATCTGACGTGGCTCGCGGTCGGGATGATGCGGGCCGCATGGGGGATGTGGCGCACGCGCAGGTCGCCCGTGCCGCGGGAGGACGGCCCGGCCGTCGCCGACGAGCGGCCCTTCCGCCGCGCGCTCGTCGTCAGCCTCTTCAACCCCAAGGCGATCCTTTTCTTCGTCGCCTTCTTCGTGCAGTTCGTCGACCCGGGCTACGCCTATCCGGCGCTGTCCTTCGTCGTCCTCGGCGCCTTCGCGCAGCTCGCCAGCTTCCTGTACCTCACCGCACTGATATTCGGCGGCACGAAGCTCGCCGCCGCCTTCCGCCGGCGCAAGCGGCTCTCGGCGACGGCCACCTCGGCGGCGGGGATGCTGTTCCTCGGGTTCGCGGTGAAGCTGTCGCTGGCCAGTACGTGA
- a CDS encoding FAD-dependent oxidoreductase, with the protein MRTTDVVIVGAGPTGLALGVDLARRGVDAVVVEKADGLFPGSRGKGIQPRTMEVLEDIGVLDAILAAGGPYPVGMIWRDGERVGEHRMFDPEEVKEATANSAFTVPWMVPQWRTQQILFARLEELGGRVDFGREAVGLDQDEDGVTVRFATGPDVRARYAVAADGGRSAVRRALGVEMTGETVDPNRALVADVAISGLDRDHWHMFPPAGDGADGFLAICPLAGTEEFQLVARFPEGTAVDVSVEGVRKVAAARSHLAPEDITEVRWASDFHPRMALADRFRQGRVFLAGDAAHIHSPAGGQGLNTSVQDAYNLGWKLGAVLTGNAPAALLDTYEEERRPIAADMLGLTAGVHRGEVRRGAATVQLGLGYRESSLSQDTRAVRAALRAGDRAPDGTLAGVRVFDAFRGPHWTLVAVGTAAPQVPDAVRVAVGQEQPSYGKGLFLVRPDGYVGWAGDTGAGLDGYLARVGL; encoded by the coding sequence ATGCGGACGACGGACGTGGTGATCGTGGGCGCGGGCCCGACCGGGCTCGCCCTCGGCGTCGACCTCGCGCGCCGGGGCGTGGACGCGGTGGTCGTGGAGAAGGCGGACGGACTCTTCCCGGGTTCGCGCGGCAAGGGCATCCAGCCGCGCACGATGGAGGTCCTGGAGGACATCGGGGTGCTGGACGCGATCCTCGCGGCCGGCGGCCCCTACCCGGTCGGCATGATCTGGCGCGACGGCGAACGGGTCGGCGAGCACCGGATGTTCGACCCGGAGGAGGTGAAGGAGGCCACCGCGAACTCGGCGTTCACCGTGCCGTGGATGGTGCCGCAGTGGCGGACGCAGCAGATCCTGTTCGCGCGGCTGGAGGAGCTGGGCGGCCGGGTGGACTTCGGCCGGGAAGCAGTCGGCCTCGACCAGGACGAGGACGGCGTGACCGTGCGCTTCGCCACCGGCCCCGATGTGCGCGCCCGGTACGCGGTGGCCGCCGACGGCGGCCGCTCGGCGGTCCGGCGGGCCCTCGGCGTCGAGATGACCGGTGAGACGGTCGACCCGAACCGAGCCCTCGTCGCGGACGTCGCCATCAGCGGCCTGGACCGCGACCACTGGCACATGTTCCCGCCGGCCGGGGACGGCGCCGACGGCTTCCTGGCGATCTGCCCGCTCGCGGGCACCGAGGAGTTCCAGCTCGTCGCCCGGTTCCCGGAAGGGACGGCGGTCGACGTCTCCGTGGAAGGCGTCCGCAAGGTCGCCGCCGCCCGCTCGCACCTCGCGCCCGAGGACATCACCGAGGTGCGCTGGGCCTCGGACTTCCACCCCCGGATGGCCCTCGCGGACCGCTTCCGGCAAGGCCGGGTCTTCCTCGCCGGGGACGCGGCCCACATCCACTCACCCGCCGGCGGCCAGGGCCTGAACACCAGCGTCCAGGACGCCTACAACCTCGGCTGGAAGCTGGGCGCGGTACTCACCGGGAACGCCCCGGCCGCCCTGCTCGACACCTACGAGGAGGAACGGCGCCCGATCGCGGCGGACATGCTGGGGCTCACGGCCGGCGTCCACCGGGGCGAGGTGCGGCGCGGAGCGGCGACCGTGCAACTGGGCCTGGGCTACCGGGAGTCGAGCCTGTCGCAGGACACGCGTGCGGTACGGGCCGCGCTCCGGGCAGGCGACCGCGCGCCGGACGGGACGCTCGCCGGCGTACGAGTCTTCGACGCCTTCCGCGGACCGCACTGGACGCTGGTCGCGGTGGGGACGGCGGCACCGCAGGTTCCGGACGCCGTACGGGTGGCCGTGGGCCAGGAGCAGCCGTCGTACGGGAAGGGCCTGTTCCTGGTACGGCCGGACGGCTACGTCGGCTGGGCGGGCGACACCGGGGCCGGGCTGGACGGCTACCTCGCGCGCGTCGGCCTGTGA
- a CDS encoding TetR/AcrR family transcriptional regulator, which produces MSTEKRAPLDRERVADTALRLLNEVGLEGLSLRVIARELDVKAPALYWHFKDKQALLDEMATLMYRRMVAGAALDPDDTWQDRMLKANRGLRAALLRYRDGAKVYSGSRFTGTDHAREMEDNLRLFTAAGFGLAEAVRANTTAYAYTIGFVTEEQGVRPRPGERREGYDVTERARLLADFPLSAAAGAEIFEDYDRHFEEGLALIVAGVEARHTPHSD; this is translated from the coding sequence GTGAGTACGGAGAAACGCGCGCCCCTCGACCGTGAGCGGGTCGCCGACACCGCCTTGCGGCTGCTGAACGAGGTCGGCCTGGAAGGCCTGTCCCTGCGTGTGATCGCCAGGGAGCTCGACGTCAAGGCGCCCGCCCTGTACTGGCATTTCAAGGACAAGCAGGCGCTGCTGGACGAGATGGCGACGCTGATGTACCGCCGGATGGTCGCCGGCGCCGCCCTCGACCCGGACGACACCTGGCAGGACCGGATGCTCAAGGCCAACCGCGGACTGCGCGCCGCGCTGCTCCGCTACCGGGACGGGGCCAAGGTGTACAGCGGTTCACGCTTCACCGGTACGGATCACGCGCGCGAGATGGAGGACAACCTGCGCCTCTTCACCGCTGCGGGGTTCGGCCTTGCCGAGGCCGTGCGCGCCAACACGACCGCGTACGCGTACACGATCGGCTTCGTCACCGAGGAACAGGGCGTGCGGCCGCGCCCCGGCGAGCGCCGCGAGGGCTACGACGTGACCGAGCGGGCCCGGCTGCTGGCCGACTTCCCCCTGTCGGCCGCGGCGGGCGCGGAGATCTTCGAGGACTACGACCGCCACTTCGAGGAGGGCCTGGCCCTGATCGTCGCCGGAGTGGAGGCCCGCCACACCCCGCACTCCGACTGA
- a CDS encoding alpha-2,8-polysialyltransferase family protein, whose product MPRTTRIYCVSTLYGAATLAAAIDSDCFEDEDRSLLLVFNNSATPETTVSLDEMPGFEPLRAHFDEVLSWNEAISPFHPGAWVPRADDVPLFERYLRLLWGLGEDRVELVVESIQVAPALTVAQLFIDAPVHVYADGLMSYGPTRNKIDPLVGTRVRRLLHLDLVPGLTPRLLTEFDVPAEVVPTEAFLKVLGELTASVTDLPALPDDSALLLGQYLSALGILSPEEEEDLHVRMMRGAVERGHRAIVFKPHPTAPARYSRALEAEAGKLGVDLTVLEVPVLAEVLFEKSPPALVVGCFSTALFTASAFYGLTVARVGTEMLLDRLTPFQNSNRVPVVLSDALIADLEGGKSEAPVAADTLDGLLDALSYTMQSQIHPSLRPQAERYLSQQLTPRTKRYFRRRRLTSLGLPGGIPERLAFIPRNSTARRVVRRARALKKAVGR is encoded by the coding sequence ATGCCCCGTACCACTCGTATCTACTGCGTCTCGACGCTCTACGGCGCCGCCACCCTGGCCGCCGCGATCGACTCCGACTGCTTCGAGGACGAGGACCGCAGCCTGCTGCTGGTCTTCAACAACTCGGCGACCCCGGAGACGACTGTGTCCCTCGACGAGATGCCGGGCTTCGAGCCGCTGCGCGCCCACTTCGACGAGGTGCTGTCCTGGAACGAGGCCATCAGCCCCTTCCACCCCGGCGCGTGGGTCCCCCGCGCGGACGACGTGCCGCTCTTCGAGCGCTATCTGCGCCTGCTGTGGGGCCTGGGCGAGGACCGGGTGGAGCTGGTGGTGGAGTCCATCCAGGTCGCCCCGGCGCTGACGGTGGCCCAGCTGTTCATCGACGCCCCGGTGCATGTGTACGCCGACGGCCTGATGAGCTACGGCCCCACCCGCAACAAGATCGACCCGCTGGTCGGCACCCGGGTGCGCCGGCTGCTCCACCTGGACCTGGTGCCGGGTCTCACCCCGCGGCTGCTGACCGAGTTCGACGTGCCCGCCGAGGTCGTGCCGACCGAGGCCTTCCTGAAGGTGCTGGGCGAACTCACCGCGTCCGTCACGGACCTGCCGGCGCTGCCGGACGACTCGGCGCTGCTGCTGGGCCAGTACCTGTCCGCGCTGGGCATCCTCTCCCCCGAAGAGGAGGAGGACCTGCACGTGCGGATGATGCGCGGGGCGGTCGAGCGCGGCCACCGGGCGATCGTCTTCAAGCCGCACCCCACCGCGCCGGCCCGTTACAGCCGCGCCCTGGAGGCCGAGGCCGGGAAGCTGGGCGTCGACCTCACCGTCCTGGAGGTGCCCGTCCTCGCCGAGGTGCTGTTCGAGAAGTCCCCGCCCGCCCTGGTCGTCGGCTGCTTCTCCACGGCGCTGTTCACCGCGTCCGCGTTCTACGGCCTCACCGTCGCCCGCGTCGGCACCGAGATGCTCCTGGACCGCCTCACGCCGTTCCAGAACAGCAACCGGGTCCCGGTCGTGCTGTCCGACGCGCTGATCGCGGACCTGGAGGGCGGCAAGAGCGAGGCGCCGGTCGCCGCCGACACGCTGGACGGTCTGCTCGACGCGCTCAGCTACACCATGCAGTCCCAGATCCACCCGAGCCTGCGCCCGCAGGCGGAACGGTACCTCTCCCAGCAGCTCACCCCGCGCACCAAGCGGTACTTCCGGCGCAGGCGGCTCACCTCGCTCGGTCTTCCGGGCGGGATTCCGGAACGCCTCGCCTTCATCCCCCGCAACTCCACGGCGCGGCGGGTGGTGCGGCGGGCACGGGCCTTGAAGAAGGCCGTTGGGCGCTGA